The Roseovarius sp. EL26 genome has a window encoding:
- a CDS encoding lysophospholipid acyltransferase family protein: MRSSGKVVSDISYAYSAQTRGGRAMIRTMENLTGRVGLIKRAEGYDAEIANGRDFWQVMVDRYGLSLDVTGGNLASIPKGKPLILIANHPYGILDGMMMGHILSQTRGDFRILANQVFRKAEDLNRIVLPVSFDQSKEAVRLNLETRKKALNYLQEGGAIGIFPGGTVSTAVKPFSRPMDPDWRGFTARMIAKSDAVVVPVFFEGHTSRLFQLASHLHVTLRMGLLIKEFKKRVDTPVRVVIGDTIGRDELDARAKDGKSLMEFLRCKTYELSPGPLDPYERGFEFE; encoded by the coding sequence ATGCGGTCTTCAGGGAAAGTCGTGTCTGACATCAGCTATGCATATTCGGCCCAGACACGGGGCGGGCGTGCCATGATCCGCACGATGGAGAACCTGACCGGACGGGTTGGGTTGATTAAACGTGCCGAAGGGTATGATGCAGAGATCGCTAATGGGCGCGACTTCTGGCAGGTGATGGTGGATCGTTATGGGCTTTCATTGGATGTCACAGGCGGAAACCTTGCGTCCATTCCAAAGGGCAAGCCACTGATATTAATTGCAAACCACCCATATGGTATTTTGGATGGTATGATGATGGGGCATATCCTAAGCCAGACGCGAGGGGATTTTCGCATTCTCGCCAATCAGGTCTTTCGCAAGGCGGAGGATCTGAACCGGATTGTGCTTCCTGTTAGTTTCGATCAATCAAAAGAAGCGGTGCGGTTGAACCTTGAGACGCGAAAGAAAGCCTTAAATTACCTGCAAGAGGGCGGTGCGATCGGGATTTTTCCGGGTGGTACTGTGTCCACGGCAGTTAAACCATTCTCGCGGCCGATGGACCCGGATTGGCGTGGGTTTACAGCTCGGATGATTGCCAAATCCGATGCCGTGGTGGTGCCGGTGTTTTTTGAGGGGCACACCAGTCGTTTGTTCCAATTGGCAAGCCATTTACATGTGACATTACGTATGGGGCTTTTGATCAAAGAGTTCAAAAAACGTGTCGATACACCAGTACGGGTCGTCATCGGTGATACGATCGGGCGGGATGAATTGGACGCACGTGCCAAAGATGGCAAATCACTGATGGAATTTCTGCGATGCAAGACGTATGAATTGTCTCCAGGGCCTCTTGATCCGTATGAGCGGGGCTTCGAGTTCGAATAA